One window of Quercus robur chromosome 5, dhQueRobu3.1, whole genome shotgun sequence genomic DNA carries:
- the LOC126724841 gene encoding peroxisomal (S)-2-hydroxyacid oxidase GLO4-like isoform X2: MLFIGVDCFEVISGIYLVLILLMIMEGEPVNVNEFQELARQALPKMYYDFFSGGAEDQYTLKENVEAFRRITFRPRILVDVSRINLSTTVLGYKISAPIMVAPTGMHKLAHPEGEIATARAAAASNTIMVLSSVSSCTIEEVASSCNAIRFFQLYVHKNRDVAAQLVQRAERNGYKAIVLTVDAPMLGRREADIKNKMIVPPLPPLKNIEGIVSTEVDNDEGSILEGFAKGALDASLCWRDIGWLRSITNLPILIKGVLTREDAIKATEVGVAGIVVSNHGARQLDYTPATITVLEEVVHAVGGKVPVFLDGGVRRGTDVFKALALGAQAILIGRPVVYGLAAKGEYGVRKVIHMLKDELELTMALSGCPSVKDITRSHVRTEHKKIHSML; encoded by the exons ATGCTTTTTATTGGTGTTGATTGCTTTGAAGTGATTTCAGGCATTTACCTGGTTTTGATTCTGCTTAT GATAATGGAGGGTGAACCCGTTAATGTTAACGAGTTTCAAGAATTGGCTAGGCAAGCTCTTCCAAAAATGTATTATGACTTCTTTTCTGGGGGAGCTGAGGATCAATACACCCTAAAAGAGAATGTGGAAGCATTTCGCAGAATAAC GTTCCGGCCTAGAATTCTTGTAGATGTAAGCAGAATAAATTTGTCAACTACTGTACTAGGTTACAAAATCTCAGCACCAATCATGGTAGCTCCAACTGGAATGCATAAGTTGGCACATCCAGAAG GGGAGATCGCCACAGCCAGAGCAGCAGCTGCATCTAATACTATAAtg GTTCTGTCCTCCGTGTCTTCCTGCACTATAGAGGAGGTTGCTTCCAGCTGCAATGCCATTCGGTTTTTTCAATTATAT GTACATAAGAACCGAGATGTAGCAGCTCAGCTAGTTCAGAGAGCTGAAAGAAATGGATACAAGGCTATTGTGCTGACAGTTGATGCTCCCATGCTTGGTCGAAGGGAGGCAGACATAAAGAACAA GATGATTGTACCACCGTTACCGCCATTAAAGAATATTGAGGGCATTGTATCAACTGAAGTGGACAAT GATGAAGGTTCAATTTTAGAAGGTTTTGCCAAAGGGGCCCTTGATGCTTCTTTGTGTTGGAGG GACATAGGATGGTTAAGATCTATAACAAACTTGCCAATTCTAATCAAGGGAGTACTCACTCGGGAAGATG CAATAAAAGCGACAGAAGTAGGTGTTGCTGGGATTGTTGTCTCTAATCATGGGGCTCGCCAGCTTGATTACACTCCTGCTACTATTACTGTTCTGGAAGAG GTGGTTCATGCTGTTGGAGGGAAAGTTCCTGTGTTCCTTGATGGAGGAGTGCGGCGAGGAACAGATGTCTTCAAGGCATTAGCCCTTGGTGCACAAGCTATCCTT ATTGGAAGGCCTGTTGTCTATGGGTTGGCAGCAAAGGGGGAATATGGGGTGAGAAAAGTCATCCATATGCTGAAGGATGAGCTTGAGCTCACCATGGCACTGTCTGGCTGTCCTAGTGTGAAAGATATTACTAGAAGCCATGTGAGGACAGAGCATAAAAAAATCCACTCAATGctctaa
- the LOC126724841 gene encoding peroxisomal (S)-2-hydroxyacid oxidase GLO4-like isoform X7, with product MEGEPVNVNEFQELARQALPKMYYDFFSGGAEDQYTLKENVEAFRRITFRPRILVDVSRINLSTTVLGYKISAPIMVAPTGMHKLAHPEGEIATARAAAASNTIMVLSSVSSCTIEEVASSCNAIRFFQLYVHKNRDVAAQLVQRAERNGYKAIVLTVDAPMLGRREADIKNKMIVPPLPPLKNIEGIVSTEVDNDEGSILEGFAKGALDASLCWRDIGWLRSITNLPILIKGVLTREDAIKATEVGVAGIVVSNHGARQLDYTPATITVLEEVVHAVGGKVPVFLDGGVRRGTDVFKALALGAQAILIGRPVVYGLAAKGEYGVRKVIHMLKDELELTMALSGCPSVKDITRSHVRTEHKKIHSML from the exons ATGGAGGGTGAACCCGTTAATGTTAACGAGTTTCAAGAATTGGCTAGGCAAGCTCTTCCAAAAATGTATTATGACTTCTTTTCTGGGGGAGCTGAGGATCAATACACCCTAAAAGAGAATGTGGAAGCATTTCGCAGAATAAC GTTCCGGCCTAGAATTCTTGTAGATGTAAGCAGAATAAATTTGTCAACTACTGTACTAGGTTACAAAATCTCAGCACCAATCATGGTAGCTCCAACTGGAATGCATAAGTTGGCACATCCAGAAG GGGAGATCGCCACAGCCAGAGCAGCAGCTGCATCTAATACTATAAtg GTTCTGTCCTCCGTGTCTTCCTGCACTATAGAGGAGGTTGCTTCCAGCTGCAATGCCATTCGGTTTTTTCAATTATAT GTACATAAGAACCGAGATGTAGCAGCTCAGCTAGTTCAGAGAGCTGAAAGAAATGGATACAAGGCTATTGTGCTGACAGTTGATGCTCCCATGCTTGGTCGAAGGGAGGCAGACATAAAGAACAA GATGATTGTACCACCGTTACCGCCATTAAAGAATATTGAGGGCATTGTATCAACTGAAGTGGACAAT GATGAAGGTTCAATTTTAGAAGGTTTTGCCAAAGGGGCCCTTGATGCTTCTTTGTGTTGGAGG GACATAGGATGGTTAAGATCTATAACAAACTTGCCAATTCTAATCAAGGGAGTACTCACTCGGGAAGATG CAATAAAAGCGACAGAAGTAGGTGTTGCTGGGATTGTTGTCTCTAATCATGGGGCTCGCCAGCTTGATTACACTCCTGCTACTATTACTGTTCTGGAAGAG GTGGTTCATGCTGTTGGAGGGAAAGTTCCTGTGTTCCTTGATGGAGGAGTGCGGCGAGGAACAGATGTCTTCAAGGCATTAGCCCTTGGTGCACAAGCTATCCTT ATTGGAAGGCCTGTTGTCTATGGGTTGGCAGCAAAGGGGGAATATGGGGTGAGAAAAGTCATCCATATGCTGAAGGATGAGCTTGAGCTCACCATGGCACTGTCTGGCTGTCCTAGTGTGAAAGATATTACTAGAAGCCATGTGAGGACAGAGCATAAAAAAATCCACTCAATGctctaa